The following are encoded together in the Thermoanaerobaculia bacterium genome:
- a CDS encoding DUF4388 domain-containing protein translates to MIGADTLAPIERAPVGPREPESTVRVVILLVEPEPLVREMLSASLELHDGRFRVVAVATANEALGAARDHRPALLVVDPSIPGAHRQADFVAELRLAAPGAPILGLTATPQRFSPPLPHFEAIVEKPPDVHYLLRRVDDLLAAHTGGVLRGVSLASLLQVLSADRKTCSIAVEATRDAGKIWLARGRPWHALAGPRTGRDAFFHLLSIDDPLLRVRPDAPPTHSLDDTLPALLLEHSVLLDRRHRPV, encoded by the coding sequence GTCAGGGTCGTGATCCTGCTCGTCGAACCGGAACCCTTGGTGAGGGAGATGCTGTCAGCGAGCCTCGAACTCCACGACGGCAGGTTTCGAGTGGTGGCTGTCGCGACCGCGAACGAGGCCCTCGGCGCGGCGCGCGACCATCGACCCGCGCTCCTGGTGGTCGATCCTTCGATCCCCGGCGCTCACCGGCAGGCCGATTTCGTGGCCGAGCTTCGCCTCGCAGCGCCGGGCGCCCCGATTCTCGGCCTCACCGCGACACCCCAGAGATTCTCTCCGCCTCTCCCCCACTTCGAGGCCATCGTGGAGAAGCCGCCGGACGTCCACTACCTCCTGCGGCGCGTCGACGACCTGCTCGCGGCGCATACGGGAGGGGTGCTGCGCGGCGTCTCCCTGGCGAGCCTTCTCCAGGTCCTCTCCGCCGACCGCAAGACCTGTTCGATTGCCGTGGAGGCGACGCGGGACGCAGGCAAGATCTGGCTTGCCCGCGGTCGACCCTGGCACGCCCTCGCCGGACCCCGGACCGGCAGGGATGCCTTCTTCCACCTATTGTCGATCGACGATCCGCTGCTCCGGGTCCGACCCGACGCTCCACCCACTCACAGCCTCGACGACACGCTGCCGGCGCTCCTGCTCGAGCACTCCGTGCTGCTCGATCGCCGGCACCGCCCCGTCTGA